The nucleotide sequence TGGATACCACGACGGCGAACATCAACGACTGCAGCAACGTCTCTGGCGCGATCCTCGGTATCGTCCAGCGTCTGGACGACGCGGTGGATCTGGTCGTCAGCGGCCATACGCACCAGGCGTATCGGTGCAGCCTGTCCAACCGCGCAGGCCGCACTATCCCGGTGACGAGCACCAACGCCCAGGGGCGCTCCGTCACCGAGATCGATCTGGTCATCGACACCATGACGCGCGACGTGGCCAGCATTGCCGTCGACAACGTGGTGGTCGACCGCAGCAATGCCGCCGTGCCTCCCATGGCGGCGCTGACCGCGCTGGCCAACGGCTACAATGCGTTGGCCGCGCCGCTGGCCAATACGCCCCTTGGCGGCATCACGGCCGCGATCACCCGCAGCGCCAATGCGGCGGGCGAGTCCGCGCTGGGCGACGTCATCGCCGACGCGCAGCTCGAAGCGACTGCCGCTCCGGAACTGGGCGGTGCGGTGATTGCCCTGATGAACCCGGGCGGCATACGCGCCGACTTCACCTACCCGAGCAGCGACGCGCTGGAAGGCGACGGCGTCGTGACTTATGGTGAAGCGTTCGCCGTGCAGCCTTTCGGCAACTCACTGGTGACCAAAACCTTCACGGGCCAGCAGATTTATGATCTGCTGGAGCAGCAGTGGGGCGCGTTCCAACCGTTCGCGCGCATCCTCCAGGTGTCGGAAGGCTTTAGCTACCAGCACACGTTCGACACCGCGGCGGCGAACTTCGCAGCACAAAAAGGCGCCCACTACGTCTGCGACGGCAGCGTCAAGCTCCATGGCGTGGCGATCGACAAGCTCGCCAGCTACCGCGTGACCATGAACTCCTTCCTCGCCTCGGGCGGCGACAATTTCACCGTGTTCACTCAGGGGACGGGCCAACTCGGTGGCGCCCTTGACCTCGACGCGATGCAGCAGTATTTCAAGTCGCACGATCCCGTCGCACCCAGCGCGCAGGACCGCGTCGTCAAGGTGAGTGTCTGCCCGGCGCCATGATGCGGTAGCCGGCTGCGGGAAGGCGAGCGTGGGGCTCGCTTTGTCTGTCCCGCGTTGCGCCGGCGCGGAAGGGGAGATGGTCCGTTTGGGCCATGTCCGCTTCCAGTCCCTGTCATCGCCCCCCCGTAGGATCAGCCGCTTGCCCGATTCCGGTTGAAGCCCTATGCATGTCCTTGCCGTTGCGATTGCCTTGTTGCTTTCCCTGTTTTCCGCCGCGAGCCACGCGTGGTGGAACGAGGACTGGAGCGCGCGCAAGAAGATCACGCTGACGAATCCGGCGGGCGAGATCGTCGACGCGCCGGTGCTGATCCGGCTGCACACCGGCAATTTCGATTTCCTTTCGGCCAACGAGGACGGCAGCGATCTGCGCGTCGTCGGGGGGGACGACGCGACCGAGCTCAAGTTCCACATCGAGAAATGGGATGGCCTGAACCAGCTTGCGCTGGTGTGGGTAAAGATGCCAAAACTCGCCGCGACGACCGAGGCCTGGCTGTATTTCGGCAACCCGGAGGCGGCCGCATCCTCGGATGCGAAGGGCACCTACGACGCGGGAAGCGCGGTCTTCCACTTCAACGAGGCGGGTGGCAACCCCACCGACAGCGCCCCGGCCGGGGCGAACGCCACGGCCTTCACTGGCACCCGGATCGCCGCCTCGTTCGCCAACGGCGGCGCCAAGTTCGATGCGACGCAAATCCTGACGTTGCCGGCGCTACCCGTGGCCGGCGGCTGGAGCGCGTCGATGTGGCTGAAGCCGGCCGCGCTCGACGGCGCGTTGATGCAAGCGGGCGGATATTCGGCCGCTCTGACGGGAGGCGTCCTGAACGTGCAGGCAGGCGCAGCGACCGTCGCGGCAGCCGTGCCGCTCGAGGTCGGAAAATGGCAGCACGTCGCCGTGGTCGTCGAGGGCGGCACGCTCAGGCTTTATGTCGCCGGCAAGCCAGCGGGCGAGGCGGCCGGCGCGGCTCTGCCCGCGGGGCCGCTTACGGTCGGCAGCGGCTACAACGGCGAGGCCGACGAAATTCAGCTCGCCGGTGCCGCACGCTCCGCTGCCTGGATCGCGGTCGCGGCGGCGCAGGGTCCCGACGGCACGCTGGTCGCGCTGGGCGAGGACGAGAGCAGCGAAGGCGGGGGGGGCGGCATCTGGGCCACGCTGTTCCGGGCGCTCACGCTCGACGGCTGGATCGCGATCGGCGTGCTCGCCGTGATGCTGGTGGTCGCGGTGTGGGTCATGATTGCCAAGGCGGTGTACGTGAACCTCGTCGACGCGGCGAACCAGTCCTTTTTGGAGAAATTTCGCGAGCTGTCGTCCGACCTCGGCGCGCTCGACAAGTCGACACAGATGGCCGACGCGTTCCGGCATTCCTCGCTCTATCGCCTGTATCACATCGCCGCGCAGGAGCTGTCGCACCGCTTCAAGGACACCGACGCCAGCCATCTGGCAGAGCACGACAAGAACCTCACGCCGCAGGCGCTCGATTCGATCCGCGCCAGCCTCGACACCGGCATGGTGCGCGAATCGGGACTGCTGACGCGATTGATGGTGCTGCTGACGATCGCGATTTCGGGCGGCCCGTTTATCGGTCTCTTGGGCACGGTGCTGGGCGTGATGATCACGTTCGCGGTTATCGCCGCGACCGGCGACGTCAACGTCAACGCAATCGCACCGGGCATCGCGGCGGCACTCATGGCGACGGCCGCGGGCATGGCGGTCGCGATCCCGGCGCTGTTCGGTTACAACTATCTCAACTCGCGCATCAAGACGATCACGTCGGACATGCGCGTGTTCATCGACGAGCTCGTGACCAAGCTCGCCGAAAACTACTCGCGCTAGGACGGACGCCATGGCCAGCGCGCACGACGACAACGAACCTTACGACGAGATCAACATCACGCCGATGCTCGACCTGGCATACGTGCTGCTCGTCATCTTCATCATCATGACCACGGCCTCGGTGCAGGGCATCGAGGTCAACCTGCCCAAGGCCAGCGACCAGCCCGCACTCGCCAAGCCCAAGACCAAGGCGATCACGATCAGCGACAGCGGCCAGGTCTATCTCGACACCTATCCGGTCACGCTCGACGAACTGCGCACCCAACTGACCGCGGCCAAGGCCGCCGTTCCCGACCTGCCGGTCGTCGTCAAGGGCGACACGGTAGTGCAGTACGGCAAGGTCATGGAGGTGCTCGATCTGCTCGGCCAGGTGGGCATCACGCAGATGGGTCTGGTGACCCAGAAGCTCGCGAAGTAGGGCATGGAGCAGGGCAAACGCAAACCGGCCTGGATGCGGTGGGGCGGGGTGGCCGTGGGCCTCGTCGCCGCGGTAGTGATCGCAGTCTGGCTGAAGGACATGCTGACGCCGAAGGGGCCGGTGCAAAAAATGGAAGTGCGGCAGATCACGCTGGTAAAGCCGCCACCGCCACCGCCACCGCCACCGCCGCCACCGCCACCCGAGGAGAAGCCTCCCGAGCCCGAGATCAAGGAAGAGGTGAAACTGGAGGAGCCTCAGCCGACGCCGGACGAGCCCCAGCAGGCCGACGCGCCGCCGCCCGACGGCATCGCCGAGGGCCCGGCGGGCGGCATGTCGACCGACATCGCGCGCGGCGTTCCCACGCTGCCGGGCAGCGGAAACGGCAACCCCTGGGCCTGGTACGACGCGCTGGTTAACGACGCGGTGAACAGCGCGTTCCAGGCGGCGCTGGTGCGGGAAAAGGCGCTGAAAAACAAGACCTACAAGGTGATCGTGAAGGTGTGGATCGACGGCAGCGGGCAGGTGACGCGCGTGGCGCTGGCGGGCAGCACCGGAGATGCGCACGCCGACGAAGTGCTGAAGCAGGCGTTGACGGGCATGCGCGCGCTGCGCGACTACCCCCCCGTGGACATGCCGCAGCCGATGAAGATACGCGTGACGTCACGCGCATGAACGTGAACAAGAGAACGGTATGACGATACGAAGAACGGCGGTCGCGCTCGCGGTCGCGGCAATATGTACGGGCAGCGCATGGGCAGCAGCACCGGAAGACGAGCGCGCGCGCGTCGAACTGCTGCATGAGACGACGCTGAACCTGATCCAGCTGCTGGTCGAACAGGGGGTGTTGAAGCAGGAAGCGGCCGACGCGATGCTGAAGAAAGCACAGCAGCAGGCCGCCGAGAAAACCGCGCAGGCCCAGGCCGCCGAGGCAGAGGCGACTAAGGGTGTGGTGCGCGTCACCTTCGTGCCCGAGACCGTCAAGCGCGAAATCCGCGAGCAGGTGCGCCAGGAAGTCGTGGCGCAGGCAAAGCTCGAACGCTGG is from Thiobacillus denitrificans ATCC 25259 and encodes:
- a CDS encoding bifunctional metallophosphatase/5'-nucleotidase codes for the protein MMHRLHPLAVGVLLSLSVQAQAACLEPSVVIGTVDSAVANKEIGAACMNDLIIDSASEGANWGSHGEFVSAVSRLTQDWLKAESISATERSRIVSAAARSDVGSTLLVKIAAINDFHGQLFSPGSFAGKPVGGIDALAAYIDAIRAKSPNHVTVSAGDLIGATPLVSALFHDEPTIEGMNILGLDFNAVGNHEFDEGRDELLRMQNGGCHPTDPNSCQGDAVGTPVPFEGARFKFLAANVTEKTDGKTLFPAYAIRNFKGNKVAFIGMTLEDTPSIVTPSGISTLDFHDEADTVNALIPELKAQGVESIVVLVHEGGVDTTTANINDCSNVSGAILGIVQRLDDAVDLVVSGHTHQAYRCSLSNRAGRTIPVTSTNAQGRSVTEIDLVIDTMTRDVASIAVDNVVVDRSNAAVPPMAALTALANGYNALAAPLANTPLGGITAAITRSANAAGESALGDVIADAQLEATAAPELGGAVIALMNPGGIRADFTYPSSDALEGDGVVTYGEAFAVQPFGNSLVTKTFTGQQIYDLLEQQWGAFQPFARILQVSEGFSYQHTFDTAAANFAAQKGAHYVCDGSVKLHGVAIDKLASYRVTMNSFLASGGDNFTVFTQGTGQLGGALDLDAMQQYFKSHDPVAPSAQDRVVKVSVCPAP
- a CDS encoding DUF2341 domain-containing protein — its product is MHVLAVAIALLLSLFSAASHAWWNEDWSARKKITLTNPAGEIVDAPVLIRLHTGNFDFLSANEDGSDLRVVGGDDATELKFHIEKWDGLNQLALVWVKMPKLAATTEAWLYFGNPEAAASSDAKGTYDAGSAVFHFNEAGGNPTDSAPAGANATAFTGTRIAASFANGGAKFDATQILTLPALPVAGGWSASMWLKPAALDGALMQAGGYSAALTGGVLNVQAGAATVAAAVPLEVGKWQHVAVVVEGGTLRLYVAGKPAGEAAGAALPAGPLTVGSGYNGEADEIQLAGAARSAAWIAVAAAQGPDGTLVALGEDESSEGGGGGIWATLFRALTLDGWIAIGVLAVMLVVAVWVMIAKAVYVNLVDAANQSFLEKFRELSSDLGALDKSTQMADAFRHSSLYRLYHIAAQELSHRFKDTDASHLAEHDKNLTPQALDSIRASLDTGMVRESGLLTRLMVLLTIAISGGPFIGLLGTVLGVMITFAVIAATGDVNVNAIAPGIAAALMATAAGMAVAIPALFGYNYLNSRIKTITSDMRVFIDELVTKLAENYSR
- a CDS encoding ExbD/TolR family protein, with product MASAHDDNEPYDEINITPMLDLAYVLLVIFIIMTTASVQGIEVNLPKASDQPALAKPKTKAITISDSGQVYLDTYPVTLDELRTQLTAAKAAVPDLPVVVKGDTVVQYGKVMEVLDLLGQVGITQMGLVTQKLAK
- a CDS encoding energy transducer TonB family protein — protein: MEQGKRKPAWMRWGGVAVGLVAAVVIAVWLKDMLTPKGPVQKMEVRQITLVKPPPPPPPPPPPPPPEEKPPEPEIKEEVKLEEPQPTPDEPQQADAPPPDGIAEGPAGGMSTDIARGVPTLPGSGNGNPWAWYDALVNDAVNSAFQAALVREKALKNKTYKVIVKVWIDGSGQVTRVALAGSTGDAHADEVLKQALTGMRALRDYPPVDMPQPMKIRVTSRA